One stretch of Chitinophagales bacterium DNA includes these proteins:
- a CDS encoding YceI family protein has protein sequence MKYTALLFLFVAALFSCKQNAPAEEVVTETTEEVVVQKLGIVNDSTTVGWTAYKTTDKAPVKGTFKQFTLENVNDAETPIDILNGASITVPMSSVFTKDTARDATLRTFFFDKLAGDIKGTLTFEEGDAFLTLTLNGVEQKFPVQYSISDDVFTLESVIQLADYKALDALKSLHKACKDLHMGADGVSKTWEEVAINGRVVFAYQ, from the coding sequence ATGAAATACACAGCCTTATTATTTTTGTTTGTAGCAGCTTTATTTTCTTGCAAACAAAATGCACCCGCAGAAGAAGTAGTAACTGAAACTACCGAAGAAGTAGTAGTACAAAAACTTGGCATTGTTAACGATTCAACCACAGTGGGATGGACAGCCTACAAGACCACCGACAAAGCACCGGTAAAAGGTACTTTCAAACAATTTACTTTAGAAAATGTAAATGATGCAGAAACACCTATTGATATTTTAAACGGAGCATCTATTACCGTTCCTATGAGTAGTGTTTTTACAAAAGATACGGCAAGAGATGCTACTTTAAGAACATTTTTCTTTGATAAATTAGCAGGAGATATTAAAGGAACATTAACCTTTGAAGAAGGTGATGCTTTTTTAACGCTAACCCTTAATGGTGTAGAACAAAAATTCCCTGTACAATATTCTATTTCTGATGATGTTTTTACATTAGAATCAGTAATTCAATTAGCTGATTATAAAGCTCTTGATGCCTTAAAATCATTACATAAAGCTTGTAAAGATTTGCACATGGGAGCAGATGGCGTAAGCAAAACTTGGGAAGAAGTGGCTATAAACGGCAGAGTGGTATTTGCCTACCAATAA
- the maf gene encoding septum formation protein Maf — translation MLQLPYHVILASKSPRRKELLSAIVKDFDIKTKEVAEDYPESLKATEVPEYLALLKAETMKKDLKDNELLITADTIVTLNNKIYGKPKDKKDAVKILKELSGKTHEVITGVALISTTKKVTFKSITQVSFNTLSLNEINYYIDNFAPYDKAGAYAIQEWIGMVGIEKIVGDYFNVVGLPLNKLYKELKKF, via the coding sequence ATGTTGCAACTACCCTACCATGTTATTTTAGCTTCAAAATCGCCCCGAAGGAAAGAATTACTTTCAGCCATAGTTAAAGATTTTGATATAAAAACTAAAGAGGTAGCAGAAGATTATCCCGAAAGTTTAAAAGCTACCGAAGTACCTGAATATTTAGCTTTACTGAAAGCTGAAACCATGAAAAAGGACTTGAAAGATAATGAACTACTTATTACGGCAGATACAATTGTAACACTTAACAACAAGATATACGGCAAGCCAAAAGATAAAAAAGATGCTGTTAAAATTTTGAAGGAATTATCAGGAAAAACGCATGAAGTAATTACAGGCGTTGCATTAATAAGTACTACTAAAAAAGTAACTTTTAAAAGTATAACACAAGTATCTTTTAACACCTTAAGTTTAAACGAAATAAACTATTATATTGACAATTTTGCTCCCTACGATAAAGCAGGTGCTTATGCCATTCAAGAGTGGATAGGGATGGTAGGAATTGAAAAAATTGTAGGCGATTATTTTAATGTAGTAGGCTTGCCTCTAAATAAACTGTATAAAGAGCTAAAAAAATTTTAA
- the dnaK gene encoding molecular chaperone DnaK, producing the protein MGKIIGIDLGTTNSCVAVMEGSDPVVIQNDEGRRTTPSVVAFMDNGERKVGDPAKRQAVTNPKRTVSSVKRFMGKRFSESPSTDRVAYDVVKGDNDTIRVQIDDRKYTPQEISAIILQKMKKTAEDYLGTTITEAVITVPAYFNDSERQATKEAGEIAGLKVRRIINEPTAAALAYGLDKKHQDMKIAVYDLGGGTFDVSILELGDGVFEVKSTNGDVNLGGDDFDNVIIDWLADEFKKDENVDLKKDPMALQRLKEAAEKAKIELSSSSETEINLPYVTAIDGVPKHLVKKLSRSKFEQLSDTLVQRTLKPMQEALKDAGYTKNDIDEVILVGGSTRIPKIQETVENFFGKKPSKGVNPDEVVAVGAAIQGGILSGDVDDDIVLVDVTPLSLGLETMGGVFTKLIESNTTIPTKKSQVFTTAVDNQPSVEIHVLQGERSMAKDNRTIGRFHLSDIPPAMRGVPQIEVTFDIDSNGILSVGAKDKGTGKEQSIRIEASTGLSQDEIEKMKTEAKANEEADKKAKEEIEKLNQADSLIFQTEKQLKENGDKIPADKKGEIETALAELKKAHGAKDMSAIDGAMEKLNTVFQAASQDIYNAQQQAGNADATQAEPTADAGNSNASNDAEDVEFEEVDDK; encoded by the coding sequence ATGGGTAAAATAATAGGAATAGACTTAGGGACAACCAACTCTTGCGTGGCTGTTATGGAAGGAAGCGACCCGGTAGTTATTCAAAACGATGAAGGAAGAAGAACTACTCCAAGTGTGGTGGCTTTTATGGATAATGGCGAGCGTAAAGTAGGCGATCCTGCAAAAAGACAAGCGGTAACCAATCCGAAAAGAACCGTATCTTCTGTAAAAAGATTTATGGGAAAAAGATTTAGTGAAAGTCCTTCTACCGACAGAGTAGCTTACGATGTAGTAAAAGGAGATAATGACACTATTAGAGTTCAAATAGACGATAGAAAATATACGCCTCAAGAAATATCTGCTATCATTCTTCAAAAAATGAAAAAAACGGCAGAAGATTATTTGGGAACAACTATTACAGAGGCTGTTATTACCGTTCCTGCATATTTTAATGACTCTGAACGTCAGGCTACTAAAGAAGCAGGAGAAATAGCAGGCTTAAAAGTAAGACGTATAATAAACGAACCAACAGCAGCAGCTTTAGCTTATGGTCTTGATAAAAAACATCAAGATATGAAAATAGCTGTTTATGATTTAGGTGGTGGTACTTTTGATGTTTCCATACTTGAATTAGGCGATGGCGTTTTTGAAGTAAAATCTACAAACGGAGATGTAAACTTAGGTGGAGATGATTTTGATAACGTAATAATTGACTGGTTGGCTGACGAGTTTAAAAAAGATGAAAATGTGGATTTGAAAAAAGATCCAATGGCATTGCAACGTTTAAAAGAAGCTGCTGAAAAAGCTAAAATAGAATTGTCAAGCTCTTCAGAAACAGAAATAAACTTGCCTTATGTTACGGCTATTGACGGAGTGCCTAAACACTTGGTTAAAAAATTAAGCCGTTCTAAATTTGAGCAGTTAAGCGATACTTTAGTACAACGCACACTTAAACCAATGCAAGAAGCACTTAAGGATGCCGGATATACTAAAAATGATATTGACGAAGTAATATTAGTAGGTGGTTCTACTCGTATCCCTAAAATTCAAGAAACAGTAGAAAACTTTTTTGGTAAAAAACCATCAAAAGGTGTTAATCCGGATGAAGTAGTGGCAGTAGGTGCAGCTATACAAGGTGGAATTTTAAGTGGAGATGTAGATGATGATATTGTTTTAGTTGACGTAACACCTCTTTCTTTAGGATTAGAAACTATGGGTGGCGTGTTTACTAAATTAATAGAATCAAATACTACTATACCTACTAAAAAATCGCAAGTATTTACAACTGCTGTAGATAACCAGCCAAGTGTAGAAATACACGTACTTCAAGGAGAACGTTCTATGGCTAAAGACAACCGTACTATAGGAAGATTTCATTTAAGCGATATACCACCGGCAATGCGTGGCGTACCACAAATAGAAGTAACTTTTGATATAGATAGCAACGGTATTTTAAGCGTAGGTGCTAAAGATAAAGGTACAGGAAAAGAGCAAAGTATTAGAATAGAAGCTTCAACAGGTTTAAGCCAAGATGAAATTGAAAAAATGAAAACAGAAGCTAAAGCCAATGAAGAAGCCGATAAAAAAGCTAAGGAAGAAATAGAAAAATTGAACCAAGCTGATAGTTTAATTTTCCAAACAGAAAAGCAACTAAAAGAAAATGGCGATAAAATTCCTGCTGATAAAAAAGGCGAAATAGAAACAGCTTTAGCCGAGTTGAAAAAAGCTCACGGAGCAAAAGATATGTCGGCAATAGACGGTGCTATGGAAAAATTAAATACCGTTTTCCAAGCAGCAAGTCAAGATATATACAATGCTCAGCAACAAGCCGGAAACGCAGATGCTACTCAAGCTGAACCTACTGCCGATGCAGGCAATAGTAATGCAAGCAACGATGCAGAAGATGTAGAGTTTGAAGAAGTAGATGATAAATAG
- a CDS encoding AI-2E family transporter: MQQVFYLIFAVIGTVAVLYYGSTLIVPLIVALFCAVVFIKPIDKLIQKGLPEWLSISISILIFLVVSTGVFVVIFWQFNVISQDLPEIKTKGEDMYNMIANWSVRQFGYNIFESLSESGELFKTLKSYVAVWASSFASFVTQMVMVLVYLVFILMQRKTFKKFIYKSFSEDKKETIASIIKQSKKSITNYILGKGIIILILFVVYYIGFLLVGVPHALFLALFASIFSIIPYIGNVIGGGVAAGLATLYSGVGAGILVVAVISVAQVAESYVLTPFIIGDQIDLNPFITIFGVVAFSLLWGMIGTIIALPILGVIKVVVSHIEGMENFKVLLEKEKD, translated from the coding sequence TTGCAGCAAGTATTCTATTTAATATTTGCTGTAATAGGAACTGTAGCCGTTTTATACTACGGTTCTACCTTAATAGTGCCACTCATTGTGGCACTTTTTTGTGCAGTAGTTTTTATTAAACCTATTGATAAGCTTATACAAAAAGGACTACCCGAGTGGCTTTCTATTAGTATATCTATTCTTATTTTTTTAGTAGTTTCTACGGGTGTTTTTGTAGTTATATTTTGGCAGTTTAATGTTATTTCACAAGATTTGCCCGAAATAAAAACCAAAGGAGAAGACATGTATAATATGATAGCCAATTGGTCTGTTCGGCAGTTTGGGTATAATATTTTTGAATCGCTTTCTGAGTCGGGAGAATTGTTTAAAACACTAAAATCTTATGTGGCTGTTTGGGCATCTTCATTTGCAAGTTTTGTTACACAAATGGTAATGGTTTTAGTTTATTTAGTTTTCATACTAATGCAAAGAAAAACCTTTAAGAAGTTTATTTATAAATCATTTTCAGAAGATAAAAAAGAAACCATTGCGTCTATAATAAAGCAGTCTAAAAAATCTATAACAAACTATATTTTAGGCAAAGGAATAATAATTTTAATACTGTTTGTAGTTTACTACATTGGTTTTTTATTAGTGGGTGTGCCTCATGCTTTATTTTTAGCTTTGTTTGCTTCCATTTTTTCTATTATTCCATACATAGGAAATGTAATAGGTGGTGGTGTAGCTGCCGGTTTGGCTACGCTATATTCGGGTGTGGGAGCAGGTATTTTAGTGGTGGCTGTTATAAGTGTAGCTCAAGTGGCAGAAAGTTATGTGCTTACCCCTTTTATTATAGGCGACCAAATAGACTTAAACCCTTTTATAACCATATTTGGTGTAGTGGCTTTCTCTCTTCTTTGGGGTATGATAGGAACTATTATTGCCTTGCCTATTTTAGGTGTTATAAAAGTTGTGGTTTCTCATATTGAAGGAATGGAAAATTTTAAAGTACTGCTTGAAAAAGAAAAAGATTAA
- the truB gene encoding tRNA pseudouridine(55) synthase TruB, which yields MVFTPQTPISQLGEEAIILIDKPLEWTSFDVVKKLKYAISKKLGLKGRKFKIGHAGTLDPLATGLLILCTGKGTKKIQSIQDAEKTYTGTISLGATTPSYDLETDINETFDTNLISAEQCQKVAQSFVGNYEQIPPLYSAIWVNGKRAYELARKGKDVELKSREVQIFSFDIDVTHLPYVDFEVQCSKGTYIRTLANDFGIRLNNGAHLSELRRTKIGNFDISNAWTIDEFIFHLENA from the coding sequence ATGGTTTTTACTCCCCAAACCCCAATTTCCCAGCTGGGCGAAGAAGCTATTATATTGATAGACAAACCTTTAGAGTGGACATCTTTTGATGTGGTTAAAAAATTAAAATATGCTATAAGTAAAAAATTAGGCCTAAAAGGAAGGAAATTTAAAATAGGACATGCAGGCACTTTAGACCCACTGGCAACGGGTTTATTAATTTTGTGTACAGGAAAAGGAACTAAAAAAATTCAAAGTATTCAAGATGCCGAAAAAACCTATACCGGCACAATAAGTTTAGGAGCCACAACCCCTTCTTATGATTTAGAAACGGATATAAATGAAACTTTTGATACCAATTTAATTTCGGCAGAGCAATGCCAAAAAGTAGCACAAAGTTTTGTAGGTAATTATGAACAAATTCCTCCTTTGTATTCGGCTATTTGGGTAAATGGAAAACGAGCTTACGAACTGGCAAGAAAAGGAAAAGATGTTGAGTTAAAAAGTAGAGAAGTACAAATATTTTCATTTGATATAGATGTTACTCATCTGCCTTATGTTGATTTTGAGGTGCAATGTAGTAAAGGAACATATATCCGCACTTTGGCAAATGATTTTGGCATTAGACTTAACAATGGTGCACATTTAAGCGAATTAAGAAGAACTAAAATAGGCAATTTTGACATTTCAAACGCTTGGACTATAGATGAGTTTATTTTTCATTTAGAAAACGCATAA
- a CDS encoding SDR family NAD(P)-dependent oxidoreductase produces the protein MKKILVTGGSGFLGAEIVKQLIQKGYKVKALKRSNSDTSFLKDYEGKFEWVTGDVLDISSLENAMQDVSQVYHTAAMISFSPSEKYKMFKINIEGTANVVNTALLKKVDKLLYVSSITSFGTYQFKEPISEEIKWKEHPDNTNYAVSKHHAELEIWRGKEEGLEVIIVNPSTILGKGNWNNGSLQIFKQVHDGIPFYPKGSMGFVGVADVAKASILLMDSTNKNEKFILNAENIKFKKLFEMIAGEFGVKAPQKELSKFIQEIGWRYYWLKSKLTGEQPMITKKTTQFTQWDFNFSNQKIKEAIGFEFEPVEKVVEKACGEFKQY, from the coding sequence ATGAAAAAAATACTTGTTACGGGCGGAAGTGGGTTTTTAGGAGCAGAGATAGTAAAACAATTAATACAAAAAGGCTACAAGGTAAAAGCATTAAAACGCAGTAATAGCGATACTTCTTTTCTTAAAGATTATGAAGGTAAATTTGAATGGGTAACAGGAGATGTACTGGATATTTCTTCTTTAGAAAATGCCATGCAAGATGTGAGCCAAGTGTATCATACTGCGGCTATGATTTCTTTTTCTCCGAGTGAGAAATACAAAATGTTTAAAATTAATATAGAAGGGACGGCTAATGTAGTTAACACGGCATTGCTCAAAAAGGTAGATAAACTTTTATATGTTAGCTCTATTACTTCTTTTGGTACATACCAATTTAAAGAGCCTATAAGCGAAGAAATAAAGTGGAAAGAACACCCCGACAACACCAATTATGCTGTTTCTAAACATCATGCAGAGTTAGAAATATGGAGAGGAAAAGAGGAAGGATTAGAGGTAATAATTGTAAATCCTTCTACTATTTTGGGAAAAGGAAATTGGAATAATGGTTCACTTCAAATATTTAAGCAAGTGCATGACGGTATTCCGTTTTATCCCAAAGGAAGTATGGGTTTTGTAGGCGTAGCAGATGTGGCAAAAGCTTCTATACTTTTAATGGATAGCACTAATAAAAACGAAAAGTTTATATTAAATGCTGAAAATATAAAGTTCAAAAAGCTATTTGAAATGATAGCTGGAGAATTTGGTGTAAAAGCACCACAAAAAGAGCTATCTAAATTTATACAAGAAATAGGCTGGCGATATTATTGGCTAAAATCTAAACTAACGGGAGAGCAACCTATGATTACCAAAAAAACTACTCAGTTTACACAGTGGGATTTTAATTTTAGCAATCAAAAAATTAAAGAAGCTATTGGTTTTGAATTTGAACCGGTAGAAAAGGTGGTAGAGAAGGCTTGTGGAGAGTTTAAGCAATACTAA
- a CDS encoding DUF2188 domain-containing protein, with amino-acid sequence MAKKTSSPKRTHVVKRDSGWAVKKEGAQRATKVYKTKEQAVKGAEKNRKSGSDVVIHKEDGSIQQWKKSKK; translated from the coding sequence ATGGCAAAAAAAACATCATCACCGAAAAGAACTCACGTTGTAAAACGAGATTCTGGTTGGGCTGTTAAAAAAGAAGGTGCTCAACGAGCTACAAAAGTTTATAAGACTAAAGAACAGGCTGTAAAAGGAGCAGAAAAAAATAGAAAATCTGGAAGTGATGTTGTAATCCATAAAGAAGATGGTTCCATTCAACAGTGGAAAAAATCGAAAAAATAA
- a CDS encoding lactoylglutathione lyase — protein sequence MKHIKNLETILYVNDQQTSVDFYTKIFRQIPDLNVPGMTEFNLSDNCKIGLMPNKGIAKILADKTPHPDRGNGIPRCELYLYVDNIQLEFDNATKSGAKLISPILERDWGDKVCYFSDPDGHIIAFAEKIKKTK from the coding sequence GTGAAACATATAAAAAATTTAGAGACAATACTTTATGTAAACGACCAGCAAACAAGTGTGGACTTTTATACAAAGATATTTCGGCAAATACCTGACCTAAATGTTCCGGGTATGACAGAATTTAACTTATCTGACAATTGCAAAATTGGACTAATGCCAAACAAGGGAATTGCAAAAATATTAGCAGACAAAACACCGCATCCCGACAGAGGAAATGGTATTCCACGGTGTGAACTGTATTTGTATGTTGACAATATTCAGCTTGAATTTGATAATGCAACTAAAAGTGGAGCAAAATTAATAAGCCCAATTCTTGAAAGAGACTGGGGAGACAAGGTTTGCTACTTTTCCGACCCAGACGGACATATTATTGCATTTGCAGAGAAAATAAAGAAAACTAAATAA
- a CDS encoding Helicase associated domain protein translates to MEIIDNLSEDNNHKKYILDMISKSDELFITSPYLMRDFNLLFKDEVLNGIKKIYLITTLQPNSIDQIKKVYSLKSLIEIPKIKSGEIECKISLNNKLHGKIYIFKNLSNYVGGLISSANFTDSGLYINHEWGITITEEKSLVELENSIKKTIEPKFEFLSHKSILRLLNHLNSFINANGEPEDDEIDLDLTEHLETEETEKTKGKSNGGGGSIRTYEYKITEQYLETWESYFKEFVDFKKKNNEVTVPRDYDNPGLYTWYRKQKVFYANGTIPPDHKKKLETVGFYFGDGHEIRWARIWEDNYELLKAYYEEYGDSDVPHTRNREDAFYSLGNWVAMQKTYNNQEVLSDYKIEKLNDLDFIWSKGSPEFNPKNNQWMEKYKELKEWTKKHGDAHVPQTNPDGKQNKLGRWLNDQRHLKRKGRKKANGTIRYLEDERVDLLLELGVDFDHETNKHIDSFEKQIQEFLSFRYQYPALNPPTGTFKKERDNLAQWRHKFDKLPEWKQKRLKEEKII, encoded by the coding sequence ATGGAAATAATAGACAATTTATCTGAAGACAATAATCACAAGAAATATATTCTTGACATGATTAGTAAGTCGGACGAGTTATTTATTACAAGTCCATACTTAATGAGAGACTTTAATCTTCTATTCAAGGATGAAGTTTTGAATGGAATAAAAAAAATCTATCTTATCACCACTTTACAACCAAATTCTATAGACCAAATTAAAAAGGTCTATTCCCTTAAATCGTTAATTGAAATACCTAAAATCAAATCGGGTGAAATTGAATGCAAGATTTCACTCAACAATAAACTTCATGGCAAAATTTACATTTTCAAGAATTTAAGCAATTATGTTGGGGGCTTAATTAGTTCTGCAAATTTTACGGACAGTGGACTTTACATAAATCATGAATGGGGAATTACAATAACTGAAGAAAAGAGTTTGGTTGAACTTGAAAACTCAATAAAAAAGACCATTGAACCAAAATTTGAATTTCTTTCTCACAAAAGTATCCTTCGATTACTGAATCATTTAAACTCATTTATAAATGCAAACGGTGAACCTGAAGATGATGAAATTGACCTTGATTTAACAGAGCACTTAGAGACAGAAGAAACAGAAAAGACGAAAGGCAAATCTAATGGCGGTGGTGGTTCAATAAGGACATACGAGTATAAAATAACGGAACAATACCTAGAAACTTGGGAAAGTTACTTTAAAGAATTCGTTGATTTTAAGAAAAAAAACAACGAAGTAACAGTTCCTCGTGATTATGACAACCCAGGTCTCTATACATGGTATAGAAAACAAAAAGTATTTTACGCTAATGGAACAATTCCACCTGACCATAAGAAGAAGTTAGAAACAGTTGGCTTTTATTTTGGTGACGGCCATGAAATAAGATGGGCAAGAATTTGGGAAGATAACTATGAACTTTTAAAAGCATATTATGAAGAATATGGAGATTCTGATGTTCCTCACACCCGAAATCGAGAAGATGCTTTTTATTCTTTAGGTAATTGGGTTGCAATGCAAAAAACCTATAATAACCAAGAAGTTTTAAGTGATTATAAAATTGAAAAGTTGAATGATTTGGATTTTATATGGTCAAAAGGTTCACCAGAGTTTAATCCTAAAAATAACCAATGGATGGAGAAGTATAAGGAATTGAAGGAATGGACAAAAAAACACGGAGATGCCCATGTACCTCAAACTAATCCTGATGGTAAACAAAATAAACTAGGTAGATGGTTAAATGACCAAAGACATTTAAAGAGAAAAGGAAGGAAAAAGGCAAACGGAACTATTAGATACTTAGAAGACGAAAGAGTTGATTTATTGCTAGAACTCGGAGTTGACTTTGACCATGAAACAAATAAACATATTGACTCTTTTGAAAAGCAAATACAAGAATTTTTAAGTTTCAGATATCAATATCCAGCATTAAATCCACCAACAGGAACTTTTAAAAAAGAAAGGGACAATTTGGCTCAATGGAGACACAAGTTTGACAAACTTCCTGAATGGAAACAAAAACGTCTGAAGGAAGAAAAAATAATATAA
- the rpoN gene encoding RNA polymerase factor sigma-54 — protein sequence MLRQRLAQKLQQKLSPQQIQLMKLLQIPTANLEQRIEEELEANPALEEGDAIDNVLDELDDEMEERGKDEDVETESLEEYGVEDYFDDEGDYPDYKTSDGYANSGGDSEHTDIPFSVGVTFHEFLLKQLGIKELDDESYLIGSQIIGSIGDDGYLRRELINIVDDLAFAQNITTTEEEVEEMLELVQTFDPPGVGARDLQECLLLQLDRKDSNPLIRKAQVMIKNYFDQFAKKHYSKLENALDLGSDELKSVIDEVLKLNPKPGSSYSESQGSAKVNRYIIPDFTIKNNEGELELLLNMRNAPDLKVSKSFKDMYEGYKASKEKSTDQKNAILFIKQKMDAAKWFIDAIRQRQQTMMLTMRTILDYQINFFLTGDETQLRPMILKDIANETGLDISTVSRVANSKYVQTEFGIYLLKYFFSESMQNEDGDEVSTREIKAILQEVIGAENKKKPLSDQKLMEKLKDKGYIIARRTVAKYREQLNIPVARLRKEL from the coding sequence ATGCTTAGACAAAGATTAGCCCAAAAACTGCAACAAAAATTAAGTCCTCAACAAATACAGTTGATGAAGCTTTTGCAAATACCTACTGCAAATTTGGAGCAACGTATAGAAGAAGAGTTGGAAGCCAACCCTGCTTTAGAAGAAGGCGATGCTATAGATAATGTATTAGATGAGTTGGATGACGAAATGGAAGAAAGGGGAAAAGACGAAGATGTAGAAACGGAATCTTTAGAAGAATATGGTGTAGAAGATTATTTTGATGATGAAGGCGATTATCCCGATTATAAAACTTCTGATGGATACGCTAATAGTGGCGGAGATAGCGAGCATACAGATATTCCTTTTTCTGTGGGTGTAACTTTTCATGAATTTTTATTAAAACAGCTGGGTATAAAAGAATTAGATGACGAAAGTTATTTAATAGGCAGTCAAATAATAGGAAGTATTGGCGATGACGGTTATTTGCGTAGAGAATTAATAAATATAGTAGATGATTTAGCTTTTGCTCAAAATATAACTACCACGGAGGAAGAAGTAGAAGAAATGTTAGAACTGGTACAAACATTTGACCCACCGGGTGTTGGAGCAAGAGATTTGCAAGAGTGTTTACTACTTCAGTTAGATAGAAAAGATAGCAATCCGCTAATTAGAAAAGCACAGGTAATGATTAAAAATTATTTTGATCAATTTGCTAAAAAACATTACAGCAAACTTGAAAATGCTTTAGATTTAGGCTCGGATGAATTGAAAAGTGTTATAGATGAAGTGCTAAAATTAAATCCAAAACCGGGAAGCAGTTATTCAGAAAGTCAAGGTTCAGCAAAGGTTAATAGATATATTATTCCCGATTTTACTATAAAAAATAATGAAGGAGAGCTTGAATTGTTATTAAATATGCGTAATGCTCCGGATTTAAAAGTTAGCAAATCTTTTAAGGATATGTATGAGGGATACAAAGCGAGCAAAGAAAAAAGTACCGACCAAAAAAATGCTATTTTGTTTATAAAGCAAAAAATGGATGCTGCCAAGTGGTTTATAGATGCTATACGCCAACGCCAGCAAACCATGATGCTAACCATGCGTACTATTTTAGATTATCAAATAAATTTCTTTTTAACAGGCGATGAAACACAGCTACGCCCCATGATTTTGAAAGATATAGCTAATGAAACGGGCTTGGATATTTCTACAGTTTCAAGGGTGGCAAACTCAAAATATGTACAAACAGAATTTGGTATTTATTTATTGAAATACTTTTTTAGCGAAAGTATGCAAAATGAAGATGGAGATGAAGTTTCTACAAGAGAGATAAAAGCTATTTTGCAAGAAGTAATTGGTGCAGAAAACAAAAAGAAGCCTTTATCTGACCAAAAATTAATGGAAAAACTAAAAGATAAAGGCTATATAATAGCCAGAAGAACAGTGGCTAAATATAGAGAGCAATTGAATATTCCGGTGGCAAGATTGAGAAAAGAGTTATAG